In Fusobacterium sp. IOR10, the following proteins share a genomic window:
- a CDS encoding IS3 family transposase, whose product YIDYYNNQRIKIKLKGLTPAEYRNQSLN is encoded by the coding sequence ATTATATTGATTATTATAATAATCAGAGAATTAAAATAAAATTAAAAGGATTAACTCCTGCAGAATACAGGAATCAATCCTTAAATTAA
- the argF gene encoding ornithine carbamoyltransferase, with protein MNEKHFLKLLDFTEDEINNLIKLSAKLKKDKKLGIEEKTLIGKNIALIFEKTSTRTRCAFEVAASDQGANTTYLDSSGSQIGKKESIKDTAKVLGRMFDGIQYRGYEQEKVEDLATYSGVPVWNGLTNDFHPTQIIADFLTILEHKGKLKNIKLAYIGDGRNNVANSLLVGAAKLGLDFRIVTPISLFPKKELIDTCLKISKETGAKLTLTDSIEKGLKDAEAVYTDVWVSMGETKDTWKKRIDLLKPYQVNSKSMSYAKKDAIFLHCLPSFHDLETDVGNNIFQEFGIKELEVSDEVFQSENSVVFDQAENRLHSIKAIMVSSFNN; from the coding sequence ATGAATGAAAAACATTTTTTAAAATTATTAGATTTTACAGAGGATGAAATTAATAATTTAATAAAACTATCAGCTAAATTAAAAAAAGATAAAAAATTAGGAATAGAGGAAAAAACTCTAATAGGAAAAAATATTGCTCTTATTTTTGAGAAAACTTCAACTAGAACCAGATGTGCCTTTGAAGTTGCAGCTTCAGATCAAGGGGCTAATACCACATACCTTGATTCTTCTGGAAGTCAAATAGGAAAAAAAGAATCAATTAAAGATACTGCTAAGGTACTTGGAAGAATGTTTGATGGAATACAATATAGAGGTTATGAACAGGAAAAAGTAGAGGATTTAGCCACTTACTCTGGAGTACCTGTTTGGAACGGTCTTACAAATGATTTTCATCCTACACAAATAATTGCAGATTTTTTAACTATACTAGAACACAAGGGAAAACTAAAAAATATTAAACTAGCATATATTGGAGATGGAAGAAATAACGTAGCTAATTCTCTTTTGGTAGGTGCTGCTAAACTGGGACTTGATTTTAGAATTGTAACTCCTATATCTTTGTTTCCTAAAAAAGAATTAATTGATACTTGTTTAAAAATCTCAAAGGAAACAGGAGCTAAATTAACTTTAACAGATTCAATTGAAAAGGGTTTAAAAGATGCTGAGGCTGTATATACAGATGTATGGGTTTCCATGGGTGAAACAAAGGACACTTGGAAAAAAAGAATTGACCTATTAAAGCCTTATCAAGTGAACAGCAAATCAATGTCTTACGCTAAAAAAGACGCTATATTTTTACATTGTCTTCCTTCTTTCCATGATTTAGAAACTGATGTTGGAAATAATATTTTCCAAGAATTTGGAATAAAGGAACTTGAAGTTTCTGATGAAGTTTTCCAAAGTGAGAATTCAGTTGTTTTTGATCAAGCTGAAAATAGACTTCATTCAATAAAAGCTATAATGGTTTCATCTTTCAATAATTAA
- a CDS encoding aspartate aminotransferase family protein, whose translation METNNILNTYNRFDVIFKKGKGVYLYDINDNKYFDFVSGIAVNCLGHSNPKIINTIKNQSENLMHISNLYWNDQQIKLADKLIKIGDLDKVFFCNSGTEANELALKIARKFGKEFCPDKNKIIYMKNSFHGRTLGALSVTGQEKYQAPYRPILGGTVQCEFNNIKDFYSKFDKNVCGVIIELIQGEGGIIPIDPEFLQTVKNLCDINNALLITDDVQCGIGRLGTFFAYEKFSVIPDIITVAKGLGGGFPIGGVIVGKKACETLKPGDHGSTFGGNPLACSVANTVVDCLTSENFLDEVSNKSAYFKEKINDLIKKYDAFESISGMGLLLGLKINDKISSGDFVKKAFEKHFLLVGAGNNTVRLLPPLNVTYEELDKAVMLLEETIKEF comes from the coding sequence ATGGAAACTAATAATATTTTAAACACTTATAATAGATTTGATGTTATTTTTAAAAAGGGGAAAGGAGTATATCTTTACGATATTAATGACAATAAATATTTTGATTTTGTTTCTGGAATAGCTGTTAACTGTTTAGGTCATAGTAATCCTAAAATTATAAACACTATAAAAAATCAAAGTGAAAATCTTATGCATATATCAAACCTTTATTGGAATGATCAACAAATAAAACTAGCTGATAAATTAATTAAAATTGGAGATTTGGATAAGGTCTTTTTCTGCAATAGTGGAACTGAAGCAAATGAACTTGCTTTGAAAATAGCTAGAAAATTTGGAAAAGAATTTTGCCCAGATAAAAATAAAATTATTTACATGAAAAATTCCTTCCATGGAAGAACTTTAGGAGCTCTTTCTGTAACTGGACAAGAAAAATATCAAGCTCCATACAGACCTATACTTGGGGGAACAGTTCAATGTGAATTTAATAATATTAAGGATTTTTATTCTAAATTTGATAAAAATGTCTGTGGAGTAATTATTGAACTTATACAAGGGGAAGGGGGAATTATTCCAATAGACCCTGAATTTTTACAAACTGTTAAAAATCTATGTGACATTAATAACGCCCTACTTATAACAGATGATGTACAGTGTGGTATTGGTAGACTTGGAACTTTCTTTGCCTATGAAAAATTTTCAGTAATACCAGATATTATAACTGTTGCCAAGGGACTTGGGGGAGGTTTCCCAATTGGTGGAGTAATTGTTGGGAAAAAAGCTTGTGAAACATTAAAACCAGGGGATCATGGTTCAACTTTTGGTGGGAATCCCCTTGCATGTTCTGTTGCTAACACTGTTGTAGATTGTTTAACTTCTGAAAATTTTCTAGATGAAGTTAGTAACAAAAGTGCTTACTTTAAAGAAAAAATTAATGATTTAATAAAAAAATATGATGCATTTGAAAGTATAAGTGGAATGGGACTTTTACTTGGATTAAAAATTAATGATAAAATAAGTTCTGGAGATTTTGTAAAAAAAGCCTTTGAAAAACATTTTCTATTAGTTGGAGCAGGGAATAATACTGTTAGATTACTTCCCCCTTTAAATGTTACATATGAAGAATTGGATAAGGCTGTTATGCTTTTGGAAGAGACCATAAAAGAATTTTAA